The following nucleotide sequence is from Streptomyces bathyalis.
ATCTCGGCGGCGATCCGGGAGCGCTCGGCGGCACGGGCGGCCTCCTCCCGCAACTCCCTCTCGATGCGCAGATGTTCCACCTGAGCGTTCAGCACCTTCACCTGACGGCCTCTGCCCGCCCAGTGCCCGCATCCCACGACCACCAGGAGGAGCAGACTGAAGCGCTCCGTGAACGACGAGGTCGCCGAGGACAGCAGCATCTCGGTGACCAGCACGGCGGCGCCACAGCCCATGGCCACGACGACGCGGTGGCTTGCTGCCAGGTCGAACAGCGCGATCAGCAGCAGCGGCAGCATCGGCCATCCCCACAAGCCGGTTGCGGCGGTGGCCAGTAGCGGGGCGAGGAGCCAGTGGGGCCTTCGGACGAGCAGGAACAGTCCGCACAGCACCGCTGCCGCCGTGCCCGGCGTCAGATACCCGCCATCGGTGGACACGGCGCGGTACTGAACGGCGCCGAAGGTGACCAGCACCACTAGGCCGTAGCGCCCGTATGCGACCCACGAAGAGTGCTCTCTCCAGCCCACCCAGCGATCCTAAGTACCCGGTCAGGAGGTCTTCGTCCGACGACCTTCCATGCTGACCCCCTACTTTCGTAGGGGGACGCCGTCGCACAAGGACGGAGTTGCAGGTGCGGGCCGGCTTCCTAGCGTCGCAGCCATGAGCCACTCGCCCGCCTCACCCGACCGTATCCCCGCGCAACGGCCCGCCGGGAGCTGGACGTTCGTCCTCGAAGCGGCCCGCGACCTGCGCACTGTCGGGGCTGTCGCACCGAGCGGCAGGTCCCTGGCCCGTGCGCTGACCGAGCCGGTGCGCGCACAGGCGGGACGTCCGCTCAACATCCTTGAGGCGGGAGCCGGGACCGGAGCGGTCACGCGCGCCTTGATCCCACAGCTGTCACAAGGCAGTTGTCTGGATGTCGTCGAGGCCAACCCACGTTTCGCGGAGCGGCTGCGCGACCTCCTCGCTGCGTATCCGGGCGCGGCGGGACAGCGAGAGCAGATCCGTGTCCACGCCTCGCACATCGAGCGTCTGGACACCGATCGGCGCTACGACGTGATCGTCTCCGGCCTGCCGTTCACCAACTTTTCTCCGCACGATGTCGAAGCGATCATGGCCCGGTATCTGGAACTCCTGTATCCAGGCGGTACTTTGACCTACTTCGCTTACCGGGGCACCCGGCACGCTCGTACCCTGCTGGCGTCCGCAGCACAGGCCCAGCGGC
It contains:
- a CDS encoding class I SAM-dependent methyltransferase — protein: MSHSPASPDRIPAQRPAGSWTFVLEAARDLRTVGAVAPSGRSLARALTEPVRAQAGRPLNILEAGAGTGAVTRALIPQLSQGSCLDVVEANPRFAERLRDLLAAYPGAAGQREQIRVHASHIERLDTDRRYDVIVSGLPFTNFSPHDVEAIMARYLELLYPGGTLTYFAYRGTRHARTLLASAAQAQRHRAAEDVLSDYQRRCATGCRTVWANLPPATVWQLRRPANGVRRTAPRDAAAGASR